A window of the Drosophila simulans strain w501 chromosome 2L, Prin_Dsim_3.1, whole genome shotgun sequence genome harbors these coding sequences:
- the LOC6731601 gene encoding protein slit, with the protein MSSKIIFLFFLVFIQHCTDINCSKGLGNIREDYCEIYLGEFGEDRTCSIANNIVTTEDYQMKLVFLKLQINWTSPVFHRWNILKISNETNNELVTISVLGIRSEVDMRISPAVQYLSLLGIQEISGYDIYLPSVLITEMDVHHVNGPKMVTFKYLYDSPDNSVITNNYIRKTMNSTEKIKIYYLNTFEKTTLTMEENIFHGKDKLSAVIFTGLKIEGLTDKTFENVTSLSTLIFDYVVLKDLSFLRSPTLQASLKYCIMKVENTVDLKSFAKFTNLEIIEVNRYKAFKSLTAFICETYKSHCKFTLGINGVACPLKCNCSYNRDKSQLEIDCWQKNLTTIPLLPIPKKGNSALVFQSNLLTELPYNSLEGYRNIKSLDVSYNQLTSLSISQLPESLHYLDIRHNKITTLSPEVVEYLYSVNIFNQFGNKWIIYCDEYHLQEFFWYKAKLLRIKTSKFETIMEYIELSAKGSFVENFFVENIDLLYKEANEDEIIDAFGHSDKYFNLKLMEALNHAIWLFSGEFDEIILHHLNAPCPYRCSCCFERLTDEFLINCQNLSLDSYPRLPNSIPYNTTLYLDANEITKLTNTESVIVSGHASIQKLHMAQNLLRELPLHLLPENITYLDVRNNLLKYMDDGVIAFLEYRENITKIELSGNPWECNCKAKAFLSFLRKHEPMEYDAVLRRVEITQDMCPEDCICCVDTSNPDSLALMVDCSGKELSEIPPLPTPTYGQTTLVFERNSLKKWPSSLLPGYSSLTRFYLANNRLSDIDQLPDNLEYLDISNNNFSALDDRVRGFLQKRMNSSQLQLSLFGNPWTCRCEEKDFLVFVKEQAKNIANASAIQCSDTGRSLIEVEETDICPSVLIYYTSLAVSLLIIALSINFFICFRQPIMIWFYEHEICLSLAARRELDEDKKYDAFLSFTHKDEDLIEEFVDRLENGRHKFRLCFYLRDWLVGESIPDCINQSVKGSRRIIILMTKNFLKSTWGRLEFRLALHATSRDRCKRLIVVLYPDVENFDDLDSELRAYMVLNTYLERNNPNFWNKLMYSMPHARHLKRSLSDAETKV; encoded by the exons ATGTCgagtaaaattatatttctgttttttcttgtttttattcaaCACTGTACAGACATTAACTGTTCCAAGGGATTGGGCAATATTAGAGAGGACTACTGCGAAATATATTTGGGTGAATTTGGCGAAGACAGAACATGCTCAATCGCTAATAATATAGTAACCACTGAAGAttatcaaatgaaattagtttttcttAAGCTACAAATCAATTGGACAAGCCCAGTGTTTCACCGCtggaatattttaaaaatatctaatgAAACTAATAACGAACTTGTTACGATTTCTGTGCTTGGAATTCGAAGTGAAGTCGATATGAGAATAAGCCCTGCCGTACAATACCTAAGCCTACTTGGCATTCAAGAAATTAGTGGTTACGATATTTACCTTCCATCCGTGCTGATAACTGAGATGGATGTACATCACGTAAATGGACCGAAAATGgtaacttttaaatatttatatgacaGTCCAGACAATTCTGTGATTACAAACAATTACATTCGGAAGACCATGAACAGCACcgagaaaatcaaaatttattatcttaacacttttgaaaaaacaACACTAACAATggaggaaaatatttttcatggCAAAGATAAGCTGAGTGCAGTAATATTTACTGGTTTAAAAATAGAAGGTTTGACGGATAAAACCTTTGAAAATGTAACAAGTTTGAGTACCCTTATTTTCGATTATGTCGTTCTAAAAGATCTTTCATTTTTGAG ATCTCCTACGCTTCAggcatcattaaaatattgcattATGAAGGTTGAGAATACGGTTGACTTAAAGAGCTTTGCAAAATTCACGAATCTTGAAATTATAGAAGTGAACCGATACAAAGCATTTAAAAGTCTTACTGCTTTCATATGTGAAACATATAAAAGTCACTGTAAATTTACATTAGGAATTAATGGAGTTGCATGCCccttaaaatgcaattgctcATATAATCGAGACAAGTCCCAGTTAGAAATTGATTGTTGGCAGAAAAATCTCACAACTATTCCATTGCTACCAATTccgaaaaaaggaaattcagCTCTGGTGTTTCAGAGCAACCTGCTCACTGAACTCCCCTATAATTCATTGGAGGGTTATCGGAACATAAAAAGCTTGGACGTGTCATACAACCAACTAACTAGTCTAAGCATAAGCCAACTGCCTGAAAGTCTTCACTATCTGGACATCAGACATAATAAGATCACTACTCTAAGCCCAGAGGTTGTTGAATATCTATACagtgttaatatttttaatcagTTTGGCAACAAATGGATTATCTACTGCGATGAATATCACTTACAAGAATTTTTTTGGTATAAAGCAAAATTGTTACGGATAAAAACATCCAAATTTGAGACAATAATGGAATATATTGAATTAAGTGCAAAAGGCTCATTTGTGGAAAATTTCTTTGTTGAGAATATAGATCTTTTATACAAAGAAGCAAATGAAGATGAAATAATAGACGCCTTTGGCCATTCGGataaatactttaatttaaagttaatgGAAGCTTTAAATCACGCCATTTGGCTGTTTTCTGGGGAGTTCGATGAAATTATCCTCCACCATCTCAACGCGCCCTGTCCTTACAGGTGCTCTTGTTGTTTCGAACGGCTTACAGATGAATTCCTCATAAATTGCCAGAATTTGTCTCTTGACTCTTATCCAAGGCTGCCGAACTCGATTCCGTACAACACGACCTTATATCTtgatgcaaatgaaataacAAAACTGACTAATACCGAATCTGTAATCGTTTCTGGTCATGCATCGATACAGAAATTGCATATGGCCCAAAACCTGTTAAGAGAACTTCCGCTTCACCTGCTCCCAGAAAATATAACGTACCTCGATGTACGCAATAATCTATTAAAGTATATGGATGATGGTGTGATAGCCTTCCTTGAATATCGGGAGAACATTACTAAGATAGAACTTTCTGGGAACCCATGGGAATGTAATTGTAAGGCAAAGGCCTTTCTATCTTTTCTCAGGAAGCACGAGCCGATGGAATACGATGCAGTCCTGCGCCGCGTTGAAATAACTCAGGATATGTGTCCTGAGGACTGCATTTGCTGCGTCGACACCTCCAATCCCGACTCGCTCGCACTTATGGTCGACTGCAGTGGAAAGGAGCTAAGCGAAATACCACCATTACCTACGCCAACATATGGACAAACAACGCTCGTGTTTGAAAGGAATAGTCTCAAGAAATGGCCATCCAGCTTGCTACCAGGATACTCAAGTTTGACCCGattttatttggccaacaacAGACTTTCCGATATTGATCAACTACCAGACAATCTTGAATACCTGGACATCAGTAACAATAATTTCTCTGCTCTCGACGACCGAGTACGGGGATTTCTTCAGAAAAGAATGAATTCCTCCCAGCTGCAACTTTCACTCTTTGGAAATCCGTGGACTTGCAGATGCGAAGAGAAGGACTTTCTGGTATTCGTAAAGGAGCAAGCGAAAAATATCGCAAATGCCTCAGCTATTCAATGTAGTGATACAGGAAGATCGTTGATTGAAGTCGAAGAGACAGATATATGCCCCTCGGTCCTTATCTACTATACCTCCCTTGCCGTCTCTTTGCTGATCATCGCCTTGTCAATTAACTTCTTTATCTGCTTCAGGCAACCCATAATGATCTGGTTCTACGAACACGAAATATGCCTCAGTTTGGCCGCCCGACGGGAACTCGACGAAGACAAGAAATACGATGCATTCCTATCATTCACCCACAAGGACGAGGATCTTATTGAAGAGTTCGTGGATCGACTGGAGAACGGCAGGCACAAGTTTAGACTATGCTTCTACCTGCGAGATTGGCTGGTGGGGGAATCCATTCCCGATTGCATTAACCAATCTGTCAAGGGCTCAAGGCGCATTATCATCCTGATGACGAAGAACTTCCTGAAGTCCACCTGGGGTCGCCTCGAGTTCAGACTGGCGCTGCATGCAACATCGAGGGATCGGTGCAAGCGATTGATCGTTGTCCTTTATCCTGATGTTGAAAATTTCGATGATCTAGACAGCGAGTTGAGGGCGTACATGGTGCTTAATACCTATCTGGAAAGAAATAATCCAAACTTCTGGAACAAGCTAATGTATTCGATGCCGCATGCCAGGCATTTGAAGAGAAGTCTTTCAGATGCAGAAACAAAGgtataa
- the LOC27206546 gene encoding uncharacterized protein LOC27206546: protein MVSAKTIIATGVLNTLGISFFVDQPKDRCSAAPPVGKYIFLLAILLLFWDSDMIPRKLKPFSPRIFACGDLLFTIFFTELILLVGWCGFERMTYRFVFSVCSGKRGCNYGLMTFCSILGAVGSLCIVLEVLAPRKMKNLVGQNSGGLLIPQDAGPVFKCIHDVQTFVWGAIYFSQLTREERILSVHAFEAQLRYKKGQDGQPGEPAVQVSGNQMDAGKSAPEPEIVQELSP, encoded by the coding sequence ATGGTCAGCGCAAAAACTATTATAGCTACTGGTGTGCTGAACACTCTGGGCATATCCTTTTTCGTGGACCAGCCAAAGGATCGATGTTCGGCAGCTCCTCCCGTTGGAAAGTATATCTTCCTACTAGCCATACTGCTGCTCTTTTGGGATTCAGACATGATTCCAAGGAAATTGAAACCATTTTCCCCACGGATTTTTGCCTGCGGAGATCTTTTATTCACGATCTTCTTCACCGAACTAATCCTGCTGGTGGGATGGTGTGGCTTTGAGAGGATGACCTACCGATTTGTCTTTTCTGTGTGCAGTGGAAAACGTGGTTGCAATTACGGATTAATGACTTTCTGCAGCATCCTAGGTGCCGTTGGATCACTGTGCATTGTGCTCGAGGTGTTGGCTCCGCGGAAGATGAAGAATTTGGTGGGACAGAACAGTGGCGGCTTGCTCATTCCTCAGGACGCCGGACCAGTGTTCAAATGCATTCATGATGTGCAAACCTTTGTGTGGGGCGCCATATACTTTTCACAATTGACTCGGGAGGAACGCATTCTATCAGTGCACGCCTTCGAGGCTCAATTGCGCTACAAGAAGGGACAGGATGGACAACCAGGTGAACCGGCTGTACAGGTTTCCGGGAATCAAATGGACGCCGGAAAATCGGCGCCAGAACCGGAAATCGTCCAGGAGTTGTCCCcgtaa